A region of Paenibacillus sp. 37 DNA encodes the following proteins:
- a CDS encoding sensor domain-containing diguanylate cyclase, with the protein MTLTLMVISSYTSQKQSLIDNTLSLNYASAVQMSQTLDSLFYSMQESLKYAAQYFPDMDHANTKELNSTLDLVRNSSNFFNSVSLVNKAGVVRSTSPYSQASVGHHVSSNAAKEAVKLRASYISEAYQTPRTKRRIVFVSEPIFDSAGEYQGTIGGNIFLQENNILSLSFGSQLKTSNGSYFFIVDKKGTLLFHPNTNRIGENVSKNEVVQKLLANENGKEQYKNLAGVDSLAGYYKVPSTDWGVVIVSPTQTVYDQLNHHIRMLLLYTSVPFLILTLIVVRVARKLASPFAMLADLVNQVDKGQVDLPVMKPHWNREADLLTRAVVGALANFRKQTNQLVYDARTDVLTGMNNRRTFEEVIQEWIQDEVPFSIIVLDIDRFKSINDTFGHHAGDEVLKHIANIIQLSVRPEDVCARFGGEEFVVLLRNSESNVAFEIAERIRITVEESILPIDRSVTISAGIAEYPKHSTTSTELFHLADNALYQAKEDGRNRTVTIQTVIK; encoded by the coding sequence ATGACATTGACCCTCATGGTCATCTCATCTTATACATCTCAGAAACAGTCACTCATTGATAACACCCTTTCGCTAAACTATGCAAGCGCTGTGCAAATGAGCCAAACGCTGGATTCGCTTTTTTATTCCATGCAGGAGAGCTTGAAATATGCAGCTCAATATTTCCCGGATATGGATCACGCCAATACAAAAGAGTTGAATTCCACATTGGATTTGGTTCGCAATAGTAGTAATTTTTTTAATTCCGTTTCTTTGGTAAATAAAGCGGGGGTAGTCAGGTCTACCTCACCTTACTCACAGGCTAGTGTAGGTCACCATGTTAGTTCCAATGCAGCAAAAGAAGCGGTTAAATTGAGGGCTTCGTATATCTCCGAAGCGTACCAGACACCCAGAACCAAACGCAGAATTGTATTTGTCAGTGAACCGATCTTTGATTCGGCAGGGGAGTATCAAGGAACAATCGGTGGAAATATCTTTTTGCAGGAAAATAATATATTGAGTCTGTCTTTTGGTAGTCAGCTCAAGACAAGTAATGGTTCCTACTTTTTTATTGTGGATAAGAAGGGCACTTTGTTATTTCATCCAAACACCAACCGAATTGGTGAAAATGTCAGTAAAAATGAAGTGGTGCAAAAGCTGTTGGCAAACGAGAACGGTAAAGAACAATACAAAAACCTGGCAGGTGTGGATTCGCTTGCAGGTTATTACAAAGTTCCATCAACAGACTGGGGCGTCGTAATCGTGTCTCCAACCCAAACGGTGTACGATCAGTTGAATCATCATATCCGTATGTTGTTACTGTACACTTCAGTGCCTTTCCTGATCCTGACCCTTATTGTGGTTCGGGTTGCACGCAAGCTGGCCAGTCCTTTTGCTATGCTCGCTGATTTGGTGAATCAGGTCGATAAGGGACAAGTGGATCTACCTGTGATGAAGCCTCATTGGAATAGAGAGGCAGACCTTCTAACGAGAGCAGTTGTTGGCGCATTGGCGAACTTTAGGAAACAGACAAACCAGCTTGTCTATGATGCCAGAACCGATGTTTTAACAGGCATGAACAATCGCAGAACCTTCGAAGAAGTCATCCAGGAATGGATTCAGGATGAGGTGCCATTCTCCATTATTGTTCTGGATATCGACCGCTTCAAGTCCATTAATGATACATTCGGGCATCATGCTGGGGATGAAGTATTGAAACACATTGCCAATATCATTCAATTGTCTGTTCGACCAGAAGATGTCTGCGCCCGGTTTGGTGGAGAGGAATTTGTAGTCTTGTTAAGAAATTCCGAGTCTAACGTGGCTTTTGAGATTGCTGAACGTATCCGAATAACGGTCGAAGAAAGCATATTGCCTATAGATCGTTCCGTCACCATCTCGGCTGGAATTGCTGAATATCCGAAGCACTCCACAACTTCCACAGAACTATTTCACTTGGCGGATAATGCATTGTATCAAGCGAAGGAAGACGGACGTAACCGTACGGTTACGATCCAGACGGTTATTAAATAA
- a CDS encoding winged helix-turn-helix transcriptional regulator produces MKKDATKLCPAPYGCSVEVTLSVIGGKWKGAILYHLFSGPLRFNEIRKLFPEITQRMLTLQLRELESSGIVHREIYPQIPPKVEYSLTPFGETLRPIIFSMRDWGETYTNEVLARSSQEV; encoded by the coding sequence ATGAAAAAGGACGCTACCAAGCTATGTCCCGCGCCATACGGCTGTTCCGTGGAAGTTACCCTCAGTGTGATCGGAGGCAAATGGAAAGGTGCCATTTTGTATCATTTATTCTCCGGGCCTTTGAGATTTAACGAGATCCGAAAATTGTTTCCTGAAATCACCCAGCGTATGCTCACCCTGCAACTTCGAGAGTTGGAAAGCAGCGGAATTGTTCATCGTGAAATATACCCCCAGATTCCACCTAAAGTGGAGTATTCCCTCACACCATTTGGTGAAACGTTACGGCCGATTATCTTCAGCATGCGAGATTGGGGAGAAACGTATACAAATGAGGTTCTGGCCAGATCCTCACAAGAGGTATAA
- a CDS encoding Gfo/Idh/MocA family protein, whose translation MKTTHLCFIGAGLHASTNIYPSVVEAGAQIQAIATRSMERSEAALLRFGSNGKAYDNAGLMLQQETCDGVVVVAQPVDQTALVLECIRAGKNVYVDKPLGWNAAEAAAVAEAAEQGGVVVMVGFMKRYAPVYMKLKELIDSGSLGKVRSFQMKFAVDSTPFCKDEEQFMKLAAIHMVDLMRYLFGEVIQVTGTTVKDGEHINQSISLVFENNVVGSAYFTGMSAWSRESESVLVTFDNGFASAEDINTLTVHQSRRSTSLPWKSLEEQDTVYTPSGSPMSGASRDLYLRGFVGEMVHFIACCQNQTVPHSSAKDNIATMALCDSILSSLK comes from the coding sequence TTGAAAACAACCCATCTGTGCTTTATCGGTGCCGGGTTACATGCATCCACGAATATTTACCCTTCTGTTGTTGAAGCCGGAGCGCAGATCCAGGCCATTGCCACACGCAGTATGGAACGCTCTGAAGCAGCTCTGCTGCGATTTGGCAGCAACGGAAAAGCGTATGATAACGCTGGGCTTATGTTACAACAGGAAACTTGTGACGGAGTCGTGGTGGTCGCCCAGCCTGTTGATCAGACCGCTCTTGTCCTTGAATGCATTCGAGCTGGTAAGAATGTATACGTGGATAAGCCACTCGGATGGAATGCAGCGGAAGCCGCAGCTGTAGCAGAGGCTGCCGAGCAAGGCGGCGTCGTTGTCATGGTCGGTTTTATGAAACGTTATGCTCCCGTATACATGAAGCTGAAGGAGCTCATTGATAGTGGTTCGCTAGGTAAGGTACGTTCATTCCAGATGAAATTCGCTGTAGACAGCACCCCATTTTGCAAGGATGAGGAACAGTTCATGAAGCTCGCTGCCATACATATGGTCGATCTGATGCGTTACTTATTCGGAGAAGTAATACAGGTTACAGGCACAACCGTGAAGGATGGGGAACACATTAATCAAAGCATTTCCCTTGTTTTTGAGAATAACGTAGTAGGCAGCGCTTATTTTACCGGCATGAGCGCTTGGTCACGGGAGAGTGAAAGTGTACTCGTCACCTTTGACAACGGATTTGCGTCAGCTGAAGATATCAACACACTTACTGTCCATCAATCCCGAAGATCGACCAGCCTTCCCTGGAAATCTCTCGAGGAGCAAGATACTGTATATACACCTTCCGGATCTCCTATGTCAGGAGCTTCTCGCGACCTTTATCTACGCGGGTTTGTTGGTGAAATGGTGCACTTTATCGCGTGTTGCCAGAATCAGACTGTCCCACATTCCAGCGCCAAGGATAATATTGCAACGATGGCTCTATGTGACTCCATTCTATCGTCACTGAAGTAG
- a CDS encoding sn-glycerol-1-phosphate dehydrogenase yields the protein MNMNERIAAWNEEAQQCACGHQHRVVDMLIHLEAGAIQRLPGYLSEQGYRQVTVVYDRHTFQAAGSDVLSSVREAGIHVDEIALPENRAGDIIADEAAIVQVMLGVKLESQAVIAVGSGTIHDLVRFVCSKMNKPFLSIPTAASVDGFTSAGAPLIVSGVKQTFQAVPPEAIFADLDILEQAPQVMTAAGFGDMLGKYTSLADWIVSRELGGEPFCPVAYRMTEEALNTCIDHVQAIAEGRAEGVAVLMDALIVSGISMLIIDHSRPASGGEHHLSHILEMDLMQAGERPVLHGAKVGVACALLTVKYKELAQTSGEPVFGIYDQLPEASQLIAWLEQVGGPVTTEQLGVTPEMVEHAFNTAHTLRPRYTGLRYINEVLNTRLG from the coding sequence ATGAATATGAACGAACGAATTGCAGCATGGAATGAGGAAGCACAGCAGTGTGCTTGCGGTCATCAACACCGGGTGGTGGATATGCTGATTCATCTGGAAGCTGGGGCCATTCAGAGGTTACCGGGTTATTTGTCTGAGCAAGGATATCGTCAGGTGACGGTTGTTTATGATCGACATACGTTTCAGGCGGCCGGATCTGATGTGCTGAGCAGTGTTCGCGAAGCGGGAATACATGTGGATGAGATCGCTCTGCCGGAAAATCGTGCGGGTGATATCATTGCGGATGAAGCAGCTATTGTACAGGTCATGTTGGGTGTGAAACTGGAAAGTCAGGCTGTAATTGCGGTGGGTTCAGGTACCATTCATGATCTGGTGAGATTTGTTTGTTCCAAAATGAACAAGCCCTTTCTGTCCATACCGACAGCGGCTTCAGTGGATGGGTTTACCTCTGCGGGTGCACCCTTAATTGTAAGCGGCGTCAAACAAACATTTCAGGCTGTTCCGCCAGAGGCTATCTTTGCCGATCTGGATATTCTGGAGCAAGCCCCGCAAGTGATGACAGCTGCCGGATTCGGAGATATGCTTGGTAAATATACTTCACTTGCAGACTGGATTGTTTCTCGTGAACTGGGCGGAGAACCGTTCTGTCCAGTTGCTTATCGGATGACAGAAGAAGCGCTGAATACCTGCATAGATCATGTACAAGCTATTGCGGAGGGGCGAGCAGAGGGAGTAGCTGTGTTAATGGACGCATTAATTGTTTCCGGTATCTCCATGCTGATCATTGACCATTCCCGTCCGGCATCCGGAGGTGAGCATCATCTATCTCACATCTTGGAGATGGATCTGATGCAAGCGGGAGAAAGACCGGTTCTGCATGGTGCCAAAGTTGGCGTAGCTTGTGCATTGCTTACGGTGAAATATAAAGAACTTGCACAGACATCGGGTGAACCGGTGTTTGGGATATATGACCAATTGCCGGAGGCCTCTCAGCTCATTGCATGGTTGGAACAAGTAGGTGGACCTGTGACTACTGAGCAACTCGGTGTAACCCCGGAGATGGTGGAACATGCATTCAACACAGCGCATACGCTTCGTCCTCGATATACCGGATTGAGATATATCAATGAAGTGTTGAACACGAGGTTAGGATGA
- a CDS encoding helix-turn-helix domain-containing protein: MPNQPEQHSIQAWSLINRKYLGKGVRVKRFRKPTRCQIRNRVLLAVLMANDIKLSQLAEDLSISSRSVSAWVYEGRIPGSTNLDKTCQLLGYPRHILFNEEVVRNSPVICQPESSRFMKRTVTRSPVSNRILTGLCMVHDLSVTDVSHWIGVHPGTFRKWLHQGTLPSAAFQEQAEQFFRIPKTILFADVILKDRRNN; this comes from the coding sequence ATGCCTAATCAACCAGAACAACATTCCATCCAGGCGTGGTCTCTGATCAACCGTAAATACTTGGGAAAAGGCGTCCGTGTTAAACGATTCCGAAAACCGACACGCTGTCAAATCCGCAATCGTGTTCTTCTTGCCGTGCTGATGGCCAATGATATCAAGTTGTCCCAGCTTGCTGAAGACCTCTCCATCTCTTCACGCAGTGTCAGTGCGTGGGTATATGAAGGACGGATACCCGGCAGTACCAATCTGGACAAGACTTGCCAATTACTCGGCTACCCGCGTCATATTCTCTTCAATGAAGAAGTTGTGCGTAATAGCCCTGTCATATGTCAACCCGAGTCATCTCGCTTCATGAAGCGTACGGTGACCCGTTCTCCGGTTAGTAACCGTATTTTGACAGGCTTGTGTATGGTCCATGATCTGTCGGTGACAGATGTCAGCCACTGGATCGGGGTTCATCCCGGCACTTTCCGCAAATGGCTGCATCAGGGAACACTGCCTTCTGCTGCGTTTCAGGAACAAGCGGAGCAATTTTTCCGTATACCGAAAACTATTTTGTTCGCAGATGTCATCTTGAAAGATCGTCGCAACAACTAA
- a CDS encoding Dabb family protein, with amino-acid sequence MIKHIVLFKMKDRSAESIEAAAQVLRNLEGKIDVLVSLEIGIDVLRSERSFDISLTAEFASLEDLQAYQVHPLHQEVIKYMNEVREQSIAVDYEI; translated from the coding sequence ATGATAAAACATATTGTCCTGTTCAAAATGAAAGATCGCTCAGCAGAAAGTATTGAAGCTGCAGCTCAGGTGCTTCGCAATCTGGAAGGTAAAATTGATGTCCTGGTTTCACTTGAAATCGGGATTGATGTGCTTCGCTCGGAGAGATCGTTCGACATTTCACTCACAGCGGAGTTTGCTTCACTGGAGGATCTCCAGGCGTATCAGGTACACCCGCTTCATCAGGAAGTTATCAAGTACATGAACGAAGTCAGAGAACAGTCAATTGCAGTGGACTACGAAATCTGA
- a CDS encoding DUF86 domain-containing protein yields MYYVNREQIARRLAAVPEVAEGLRGAAEAWDGSLMLGMVQERCLHLAIEIVTDVGSYLIDGFIMRDASSYDDIIQINYEEKVFDNPTYEILRQLVTLRKPLVQDYYTWERSGLHPLSVELPSILEHFTTQVSAYVEKELGPFNTAQAEGQRKE; encoded by the coding sequence ATGTATTATGTGAACAGAGAACAGATTGCCCGCCGGCTTGCTGCTGTACCGGAAGTAGCTGAAGGGCTTCGCGGGGCAGCAGAAGCTTGGGACGGCAGTCTCATGCTGGGGATGGTACAGGAACGGTGTCTTCACCTGGCGATCGAGATTGTTACCGATGTGGGAAGTTATCTAATTGACGGTTTCATCATGAGAGATGCGAGCAGCTATGATGATATTATTCAGATTAATTATGAAGAAAAGGTTTTTGATAATCCGACCTATGAGATATTGCGTCAGCTTGTCACGTTACGCAAGCCACTGGTGCAGGATTATTACACTTGGGAGCGGTCTGGGCTCCATCCGCTTAGCGTAGAGTTGCCGAGTATACTTGAACATTTTACTACTCAGGTTAGCGCCTACGTGGAAAAAGAACTTGGTCCTTTCAATACGGCACAGGCCGAGGGACAGCGTAAGGAATGA
- a CDS encoding DUF4261 domain-containing protein — MTNESKEFNEANTESKETNESPSGFHPVYMVELLFRERPEVNRLRLQEAMIRHTGQVRLDVKQESGGQKHEMLVFYHLDHKVSFQEGDIPAQTCMLPVNEIADRARFGGALQQAWHWPEVGQVVEASQYSIRIHDMFTAAMPRKQRLELFQKTVLAIMESMTCDALYWYGSDKLVEPEAYTQAQEREEHLYAAMNVRMYQAGGTEEQRGLVMDTVGLSALGVPDVQCHFVGLDPDTVAQTLLGAAYYIFDQGDVLQDGQTLGSSGGRRWRCEHQAALIAPGRYVIDLDPGDEHAAADLEPARQN; from the coding sequence ATGACAAATGAATCAAAAGAATTCAATGAAGCAAATACTGAAAGTAAAGAAACAAATGAATCACCGTCCGGATTCCATCCGGTGTATATGGTTGAACTTTTGTTCCGGGAACGTCCAGAGGTGAATCGCCTGCGTTTGCAGGAAGCAATGATTCGCCATACAGGACAAGTCCGACTGGATGTGAAACAAGAGAGCGGAGGGCAAAAGCATGAGATGCTTGTCTTCTATCATCTGGACCATAAGGTATCCTTCCAGGAAGGGGATATCCCTGCTCAGACTTGCATGCTTCCTGTGAATGAAATCGCAGATCGTGCTCGCTTTGGCGGTGCTCTGCAACAAGCATGGCATTGGCCTGAAGTGGGACAGGTTGTAGAAGCTTCGCAGTACTCCATCCGGATACATGATATGTTCACGGCTGCCATGCCTCGTAAGCAGCGCCTGGAGCTGTTTCAAAAGACTGTACTGGCAATCATGGAAAGTATGACCTGTGACGCGCTGTATTGGTATGGCAGTGACAAGCTCGTTGAACCGGAAGCATATACGCAAGCTCAGGAACGTGAGGAACATCTGTATGCAGCCATGAACGTTCGAATGTATCAAGCCGGAGGTACAGAGGAACAGCGCGGGTTGGTCATGGATACCGTGGGATTATCTGCGCTGGGTGTACCTGATGTCCAGTGTCACTTCGTCGGTCTTGATCCGGATACGGTGGCTCAGACCTTACTGGGTGCAGCGTATTACATATTTGATCAGGGGGATGTTCTGCAAGATGGACAGACGCTGGGTTCTTCAGGTGGACGTCGCTGGCGGTGTGAACATCAGGCGGCATTGATTGCACCGGGACGTTATGTGATTGATTTGGACCCGGGGGATGAGCATGCTGCGGCTGATCTCGAGCCGGCTCGTCAGAACTGA
- a CDS encoding YtxH domain-containing protein, with amino-acid sequence MKDSNKSLLWGALIGSVVGSVTALLLAPKSGRELRQDITEGARQVSEKGQELAGIVGEQSSQIVSKVKETADVVIQDIQSWRNCAEGKEIRISAAIVDNEIDKAADEPGIDIVAKLPADESKDDN; translated from the coding sequence GTGAAGGATTCTAACAAAAGTTTGTTGTGGGGAGCTCTTATTGGCTCCGTGGTTGGTTCAGTAACGGCATTATTGCTGGCACCAAAATCGGGACGTGAACTTCGTCAGGATATTACAGAAGGTGCTCGTCAGGTATCGGAAAAAGGTCAGGAACTGGCTGGTATCGTGGGAGAACAAAGTTCACAGATTGTATCCAAAGTTAAAGAGACCGCAGATGTTGTGATTCAGGATATTCAATCCTGGCGCAATTGCGCTGAAGGAAAAGAAATTCGCATATCGGCAGCCATTGTTGATAACGAGATTGATAAAGCAGCTGATGAACCCGGAATTGACATTGTAGCGAAGCTTCCTGCGGATGAGTCCAAGGACGACAACTAA